From the genome of Alosa alosa isolate M-15738 ecotype Scorff River chromosome 18, AALO_Geno_1.1, whole genome shotgun sequence, one region includes:
- the LOC125311821 gene encoding complement C1q-like protein 4 isoform X2, with the protein MKTPGVLLLLWSALVVVAAERGGLHVEATDAAAASTQQSYLSEFRAAQRQMIAQMAEQREELRLAKAQIEELKSGVRPSNVAFSTSFSVKTDKHIGPLKTDTTLLFDCVFTNVGDAYDKTNGLFTAPRNGVYMFNYHIFAGGDHGAGAKLLKNKDQVVAAYNHVAPHDINTSQSVILQLQEGDTVSLLLEAGWWVAAYTGHLTTFSGHLLFA; encoded by the exons ATGAAGACTCctggtgtgctgctgctgctgtggtctGCGCTGGTTGTGGTTGCAGCAGAGCGTGGAGGCCTCCATGTTGAGGCTACAGATGCAGCTGCAGCCTCCACCCAGCAGAGCTACCTGTCCGAGTTCCGCGCTGCGCAGAGACAGATGATCGCTCAGATGGCGGAGCAGAGAGAAGAGCTTCGACTGGCCAAAGCCCAAATTGAGGAACTGAAGAGTGGAG TCAGGCCCTCTAACGTGGCCTTTTCCACCTCCTTCTCTGTGAAGACTGACAAACACATCGGACCCTTGAAGACGGACACCACCCTGCTATTCGACTGTGTCTTCACCAACGTCGGCGATGCCTACGACAAAACCAATG GCCTGTTCACTGCTCCGCGCAATGGCGTCTACATGTTCAACTACCACATCTTTGCCGGAGGCGACCACGGAGCTGGAGCCAAGCTCTTGAAGAACAAGGATCAGGTGGTGGCCGCCTACAACCACGTGGCCCCTCACGACATCAACACGTCCCAGAGCGTGATCCTGCAGCTGCAGGAGGGCGACACGGTGTCCTTGCTCCTGGAGGCTGGCTGGTGGGTCGCGGCCTACACCGGACATCTCACCACCTTCAGTGGACATCTCCTCTTCGCCTGA
- the LOC125311821 gene encoding complement C1q-like protein 4 isoform X1, producing MKTPGVLLLLWSALVVVAAERGGLHVEATDAAAASTQQSYLSEFRAAQRQMIAQMAEQREELRLAKAQIEELKSGAVRPSNVAFSTSFSVKTDKHIGPLKTDTTLLFDCVFTNVGDAYDKTNGLFTAPRNGVYMFNYHIFAGGDHGAGAKLLKNKDQVVAAYNHVAPHDINTSQSVILQLQEGDTVSLLLEAGWWVAAYTGHLTTFSGHLLFA from the exons ATGAAGACTCctggtgtgctgctgctgctgtggtctGCGCTGGTTGTGGTTGCAGCAGAGCGTGGAGGCCTCCATGTTGAGGCTACAGATGCAGCTGCAGCCTCCACCCAGCAGAGCTACCTGTCCGAGTTCCGCGCTGCGCAGAGACAGATGATCGCTCAGATGGCGGAGCAGAGAGAAGAGCTTCGACTGGCCAAAGCCCAAATTGAGGAACTGAAGAGTGGAG caGTCAGGCCCTCTAACGTGGCCTTTTCCACCTCCTTCTCTGTGAAGACTGACAAACACATCGGACCCTTGAAGACGGACACCACCCTGCTATTCGACTGTGTCTTCACCAACGTCGGCGATGCCTACGACAAAACCAATG GCCTGTTCACTGCTCCGCGCAATGGCGTCTACATGTTCAACTACCACATCTTTGCCGGAGGCGACCACGGAGCTGGAGCCAAGCTCTTGAAGAACAAGGATCAGGTGGTGGCCGCCTACAACCACGTGGCCCCTCACGACATCAACACGTCCCAGAGCGTGATCCTGCAGCTGCAGGAGGGCGACACGGTGTCCTTGCTCCTGGAGGCTGGCTGGTGGGTCGCGGCCTACACCGGACATCTCACCACCTTCAGTGGACATCTCCTCTTCGCCTGA